A part of Liolophura sinensis isolate JHLJ2023 chromosome 1, CUHK_Ljap_v2, whole genome shotgun sequence genomic DNA contains:
- the LOC135461944 gene encoding sperm microtubule associated protein 1-like: protein MADSRPDTTASNAKNKRMNKIYRTPPTPTPEELLEKEKGFILDNNAVSNISSEFSRTNPKLGPVLPPYNAQKDIHVANYFEYIGVKRTLDKTGQAVDGGCSIEGPVMDAFSERGHGHQYLSKRNQFGAGHSRDSVDGHAQFLQDVKPMTSYNGRFGFRRNTPWLRQQPSPFGTASRSPAF from the exons ATGGCCGACAGTAGACCAGATACCACTGCTTCCAACGCTAAAAACAAACGCATGAACAAAATCTACAGGACCCCACCAACTCCTACGCCGGAAGAACTCCTCGAGAAAGAGAAAGGGTTTATCTTGGACAATAATGCAGTCAGTAACATCTCCAGTGAGTTCTCGAGGACTAACCCCAAACTAGGCCCAGTTCTTCCCCCATACAACGCCCAGAAGGACATTCATGTTGCGAACTATTTCGAATACATTGGAGTGAAAAGGACTCTCGACAAAACTGGTCAG GCAGTGGATGGAGGTTGCTCTATAGAAGGCCCTGTCATGGACGCGTTCAGTGAGCGGGGACATGGTCATCAGTACCTCAGCAAACGGAACCAGTTCGGGGCAG GACATTCGAGAGATTCTGTTGACGGTCACGCACAGTTTTTACAGGATGTTAAACCTATGACGAGTTATAACGGCAGATTCGGCTTCCGAAGAAACACACCTTGGCTTCGGCAACAGCCGTCACCATTCGGGACGGCGAGTCGTTCTCCTGCATTCTAA
- the LOC135461508 gene encoding transient receptor potential protein-like: MSQVEEGLTFITEGGLSPDPNSNGVENYGTEERQDRRSTPDKRDDVKPPETENRSRMLPVETVELLPTEITIDHTSPVAGEAVETLPVESVDSLPAESVDNLPAESVDNRPTDSANDTSEESGDNRPGEIIESHSSDPVNDRPDENMPDESIDKLPVDNSDSRPGDNTDTRPAEDVDSLPNDTVDNLPVDSVDHLPADDGDDTQKIKPITLWPNEKYSTEYPFLPDFIVRLYTEEYDVAGTRKSGNKLSMRHRCRSTPNTSDLAKMEREFVNDAIITEKKRTKYKDIIPPYDASRDKNARAYFMRQDVKHLLGVTRSAR; encoded by the exons ATGTCTCAAGTTGAAGAGGGTTTAACGTTTATTACTGAAGGAGGTTTGTCCCCTGATCCGAACTCTAACGGGGTAGAGAATTACGGGACAGAGGAACGTCAAGACAGGAGATCAACACCCGATAAACGTGACGATGTTAAACCACCAGAAACTGAAAACAGGAGCAGAATGCTCCCGGTTGAAACTGTGGAACTTTTACCGACTGAAATTACCATAGACCACACCAGCCCTGTCGCTGGGGAAGCTGTTGAGACCCTGCCTGTTGAATCTGTTGACAGTCTTCCTGCTGAATCTGTTGACAATCTTCCTGCTGAATCTGTTGACAATCGTCCCACTGACTCTGCCAATGACACTTCTGAAGAATCGGGTGATAATCGCCCTGGAGAAATCATTGAGAGCCACTCTAGTGATCCCGTAAATGATCGTCCCGATGAAAATATGCCTGATGAATCCATTGACAAGCTTCCTGTTGACAATTCCGATAGCCGACCGGGCGATAACACGGACACCCGCCCTGCCGAAGATGTTGATAGTTTGCCAAACGACACCGTGGACAATTTGCCTGTTGATTCCGTTGATCATCTTCCTGCCGATGACGGTGACGACACACAAAAGATCAAACCAATTACACTTTGGCCTAACGAGAAATACAGCACGGAGTATCCTTTCCTGCCGGACTTCATTGTGCGTCTTTATACTGAG GAATACGACGTAGCAGGGACACGCAAAAGCGGCAATAAGCTTAGTATGCGTCACCGATGCCGGTCCACTCCCAATACGTCTGACCTGGCCAAAATGGAGAGAGAGTTTGTCAACGATGCCATCATTACGGAGAAGAAGCGGACAAAGTACAAAGACATAATCCCGCCGTATGATGCTTCTCGTGATAAAAATGCACGAGCTTACTTTATGCGACAAGACGTTAAGCATTTATTAGGTGTGACGCGAAGTGCGAGATAA